A region from the Patagioenas fasciata isolate bPatFas1 chromosome 27, bPatFas1.hap1, whole genome shotgun sequence genome encodes:
- the NFILZ gene encoding NFIL3 like protein: MDTFVAPLGAVGEPAFRESKAKLLHGRASGPSRRKREFMPDEKKDNMYWEKRRKNNEAAKRSREKRRLNDFAMESQLAALSEENAVLRTELLSLKLRFGLIGPDTSTYQDFLGVYFRGHRAASPLLEAEPFAGESCCFPAKSFVPKVLEPADFSCKTFGPSRNTLGSGSKPAPMDTPGLQQTRRLDAAFRSTICSPSLSYRCLDKHAFHLPLSGSACFMCPSPCPAEASKESTTTASDEDDEQQVPITSLRPCSLPCPSEEHPKGRSCAALPHKLRIKTKALGLEENGLDSR, from the coding sequence ATGGACACCTTCGTGGCACCGCTGGGCGCCGTCGGCGAGCCGGCGTTCCGGGAGAGCAAGGCCAAACTGCTCCACGGCAGGGCGAGCGGGCCCTCCCGGCGCAAGCGCGAGTTCATGCCGGACGAGAAGAAGGACAACATGTACTGGGAGAAGAGGCGCAAGAACAACGAGGCGGCCAAGCGCTCGCGGGAGAAGAGGCGCCTCAACGACTTCGCCATGGAGAGCCAGCTGGCCGCGCTCAGCGAGGAGAACGCCGTCCTCAGGACGGAGCTGCTGTCCCTCAAGCTGCGCTTCGGGCTCATCGGCCCAGACACCAGCACCTACCAGGACTTCCTGGGGGTTTATTTCAGAGGTCACAGAGCTGCCTCGCCGCTCCTGGAGGCCGAGCCCTTTGCTGGGGAGTCCTGCTGCTTCCCGGCGAAGAGCTTTGTGCCGAAAGTGCTGGAGCCAGCTGACTTTTCCTGCAAAACCTTTGGGCCATCCAGAAACACCCTCGGCAGTGGCTCGAAACCAgctcccatggacacacctggcCTTCAGCAGACAAGGAGGCTTGATGCAGCCTTCAGATCCACAATTTGCTCTCCATCCCTCAGTTACCGCTGCCTGGACAAACACGCTTTCCATTTGCCTTTGTCAGGCAGTGCCTGCTTCATGTGCCCTTCCCCCTGTCCGGCTGAGGCGAGCAAAGAAAGCACCACGACTGCCTCAGATGAAGATGATGAGCAACAAGTGCCCATAACTTCTCTACGTCCCTGCAGCCTGCCCTGCCCTTCAGAAGAGCATCCAAAGGGCCGGAGCTGCGCTGCCCTACCTCACAAGCTCCGGATTAAGACGAAAGCCCTCGGCTTGGAGGAGAATGGCCTGGACTCCCGCTAA